From a single Sporosarcina oncorhynchi genomic region:
- a CDS encoding S-layer homology domain-containing protein — protein sequence MKNKLGKIVMAAVLVVPMLFMPTGAEAAVKDPFKDVSKNSPYVDIVHEMRDKNIISGYANGEFRPEESISRKHAAALVNRAVKLPARKPFVKFKDVSPKNAYFNDIKKLQQAGIFEADAKGNLYPNKPITRAEMAKVLTIAFQLDVQTELNFVDVPKNHPASQYVRALYSNGITTGDNGKYQPNKPVTRVHYALFLHRILHMNDPVDPTEPAKPLRGQLGVYTEEQMEWGNTEYVAYQMKLLLAQKVTRYPEAYRLPDSNKEAYGKKREIDMNSAGSGYSQMAKENIQYLKRFVKKGSELDQILDRWDAGDFSNVKNEYVNLVGIADPEYFVWCDEDKCLDTTQLHVWTEEAEEFYIRTVFGQRGLNLHRQQWGTKEQ from the coding sequence ATGAAGAACAAACTAGGAAAGATTGTGATGGCGGCGGTGCTCGTCGTGCCTATGCTATTCATGCCTACAGGAGCAGAGGCAGCTGTCAAAGATCCATTTAAGGATGTATCCAAAAACAGCCCGTATGTGGACATTGTCCATGAGATGCGGGATAAGAACATTATTAGCGGGTATGCGAACGGTGAATTCAGACCAGAAGAATCCATTAGCCGGAAACATGCGGCGGCGCTCGTCAACCGTGCAGTGAAATTGCCGGCGCGAAAACCGTTCGTGAAATTTAAGGACGTGTCGCCAAAGAACGCTTATTTCAATGACATCAAGAAACTGCAACAGGCAGGTATTTTTGAAGCTGATGCGAAAGGCAATCTCTATCCGAATAAACCGATCACCCGTGCCGAGATGGCAAAGGTGCTGACCATCGCATTCCAACTGGATGTGCAGACGGAACTTAACTTCGTGGACGTGCCAAAAAACCATCCGGCTAGCCAATATGTACGGGCCCTTTACTCCAATGGAATCACAACGGGCGACAATGGAAAATATCAGCCTAACAAGCCCGTCACACGCGTACATTATGCATTGTTCCTTCATCGAATTCTCCATATGAATGATCCGGTCGATCCGACAGAACCAGCGAAGCCATTGAGAGGACAGCTTGGCGTATACACGGAAGAACAAATGGAGTGGGGTAACACGGAGTATGTCGCCTATCAGATGAAACTGTTGCTCGCCCAAAAAGTAACACGCTATCCAGAAGCTTACCGTCTGCCGGACAGCAATAAGGAAGCTTACGGGAAAAAGAGGGAAATCGATATGAACTCAGCAGGGTCTGGCTATAGCCAAATGGCAAAGGAAAACATTCAGTACTTGAAACGATTCGTCAAGAAGGGTTCCGAATTAGATCAAATATTGGATCGTTGGGATGCAGGCGATTTTTCGAATGTGAAGAATGAGTATGTAAATTTGGTTGGAATAGCGGATCCTGAATACTTTGTGTGGTGTGATGAAGATAAATGTCTCGACACAACCCAGTTGCACGTCTGGACGGAAGAGGCGGAGGAATTCTATATACGCACCGTTTTCGGACAAAGAGGATTGAATCTTCACCGCCAGCAGTGGGGGACGAAAGAGCAGTAA